The Ahaetulla prasina isolate Xishuangbanna chromosome 14, ASM2864084v1, whole genome shotgun sequence genome includes a region encoding these proteins:
- the ANKS3 gene encoding ankyrin repeat and SAM domain-containing protein 3 isoform X3, whose amino-acid sequence MCGFLFASGAELEMKDIHGWTALFHCVSAGHQQMVKFLLDSGANANCREPLCGYSTLMEAAASGHEIIVQYLLSHGVKVYIRDSTGATARTLAMKYGHMKIVQLIDLHTAPVPKVLRRGTGKYEDLSSSDESYYAPQRQRPARKSRGPSIHEGPHALAKITAVRTGGKSRLPHEQVPPEGYLTFKDDGSGLDGGDLRYRDVISPINDRDVESSSSREENSFFTNDVGVIRTSSSSEGLARIVGISSEGSLESNEDSDSAAKSSSRKHAKSSMKAKNRYGNSDTQWPWKAKASAQHHGPSNDGTPSSAGPQDLATFLDQIGCLKYLQIFEEQDIDLRIFLTLTESDLKEIGITLFGPKRKMTSAIARWHSSARPLSDALELAYADRLEAEMQELAIQLHKRCEEVKGLKGQVSQEQELRAVVESCLMEQDVAWSNTQARVQEVQGITRSAGFLLEQMRACQAELASRINQEEAGGQRSEIRAQLEANPGEWLPTLKALSLPELSALLEECVGEMGTTLCSVNRNLERLQCPEKGKAVCKQP is encoded by the exons ATGTGCGGCTTCCTTTTTGCTTCAG GTGCAGAGTTGGAGATGAAAGATATCCATGGCTGGACTGCCCTCTTTCATTGTGTCAGTGCTGGCCACCAACAGATGGTGAAGTTCTTACTGGACAGTGGAGCCAACGCCAACTGCAG GGAACCCCTTTGTGGCTACTCCACTCTGATGGAAGCAGCAGCTTCTGGTCATGAGATCATCGTCCAGTATCTTCTCAGCCAT GGTGTGAAAGTGTACATACGGGACAGCACAGGGGCCACCGCACGGACCTTGGCCATGAAATACGGACACATGAAGATTGTGCAGCTGATAGACTTGCATACGGCTCCCGTGCCCAAAGTCTTGCGCAGAGGCACAG GGAAGTACGAAGATCTGAGCTCCTCAGATGAGTCTTACTACGCTCCCCAAAGACAAAGGCCTGCCCGTAAATCCAGAGGACCCAGCATTCACGAAGGGCCTCACGCTCTGGCCAAGATCACAGCAGTCAGAACCGGCGGGAAGAGTCGGTTGCCTCATG AGCAGGTCCCGCCAGAAGGCTACCTCACCTTTAAAGATGATGGAAGCGGCTTGGACGGAGGTGACCTTCGATACCGAGATGTCATCTCCCCCATCAATGACCGTGACgtggaaagcagcagcagccgAG AAGAGAATTCCTTCTTCACAAATGACGTGGGCGTCATCCGGACCAGCAGCAGCAGTGAAGGCCTGGCCAGAATTGTGGGGATCAGCAGCGAGGGCTCCTTAGAGAGCAATGAG GATTCTGACTCGGCAGCCAAATCCTCCAGCCGAAAACATGCCAAGAGTTCCATGAAGGCCAAGAATCGCTATGGCAACAGTGACACTCAGTGGCCTTGGAAAGCCAAGGCCTCTGCTCAACACCACGGCCCGTCTAATGATGGAACGCCCTCCTCTGCTGGACCACAG GATCTGGCCACCTTCCTAGACCAGATTGGCTGCCTGAAGTACTTGCAAATCTTTGAAGAGCAAGATATTGACCTCCGCATCTTCCTGACTTTAACGGAGAGCGACCTCAAAGAGATCGGCATCAC GCTCTTCGGACCAAAGAGGAAGATGACCTCCGCCATTGCCCGATGGCACAGCAGTGCCCGACCACTGAGCGATGCCCTTGAGCTGGCCTATGCCGACCGTCTGGAAGCCGAAATGCAAGAATTGGCCATCCAGCTTCACAAG AGGTGTGAGGAAGTCAAAGGGCTGAAAGGACAGGTGAGCCAAGAGCAGGAGCTGCGAGCGGTGGTCGAGAGCTGCCTCATGGAGCAGGATGTGGCCTGGAGCAACACCCAGGCTCGAGTCCAAGAAGTCCAGGGCATCACCAGAAGTGCTGGGTTCCTCCTGGAACAGATGCG GGCCTGTCAGGCAGAGCTGGCTTCCCGGATCAACCAGGAGGAGGCAGGCGGCCAGAGATCGGAGATCAGAGCACAGCTAGAAGCCA ACCCCGGAGAATGGTTACCTACCTTGAAGGCCCTTAGCCTGCCTGAGCTGTCAGCTCTTCTGGAGGAATGTGTAGGGGAAATGG GGACAACTCTCTGTTCTGTCAACCGTAACCTCGAGAGGCTGCAATGTCCAGAGAAGGGGAAGGCTGTTTGCAAACAGCCCTAG
- the ANKS3 gene encoding ankyrin repeat and SAM domain-containing protein 3 isoform X4, which produces MKDIHGWTALFHCVSAGHQQMVKFLLDSGANANCREPLCGYSTLMEAAASGHEIIVQYLLSHGVKVYIRDSTGATARTLAMKYGHMKIVQLIDLHTAPVPKVLRRGTGKYEDLSSSDESYYAPQRQRPARKSRGPSIHEGPHALAKITAVRTGGKSRLPHEQVPPEGYLTFKDDGSGLDGGDLRYRDVISPINDRDVESSSSREENSFFTNDVGVIRTSSSSEGLARIVGISSEGSLESNEDSDSAAKSSSRKHAKSSMKAKNRYGNSDTQWPWKAKASAQHHGPSNDGTPSSAGPQDLATFLDQIGCLKYLQIFEEQDIDLRIFLTLTESDLKEIGITLFGPKRKMTSAIARWHSSARPLSDALELAYADRLEAEMQELAIQLHKRCEEVKGLKGQVSQEQELRAVVESCLMEQDVAWSNTQARVQEVQGITRSAGFLLEQMRACQAELASRINQEEAGGQRSEIRAQLEANPGEWLPTLKALSLPELSALLEECVGEMGTTLCSVNRNLERLQCPEKGKAVCKQP; this is translated from the exons ATGAAAGATATCCATGGCTGGACTGCCCTCTTTCATTGTGTCAGTGCTGGCCACCAACAGATGGTGAAGTTCTTACTGGACAGTGGAGCCAACGCCAACTGCAG GGAACCCCTTTGTGGCTACTCCACTCTGATGGAAGCAGCAGCTTCTGGTCATGAGATCATCGTCCAGTATCTTCTCAGCCAT GGTGTGAAAGTGTACATACGGGACAGCACAGGGGCCACCGCACGGACCTTGGCCATGAAATACGGACACATGAAGATTGTGCAGCTGATAGACTTGCATACGGCTCCCGTGCCCAAAGTCTTGCGCAGAGGCACAG GGAAGTACGAAGATCTGAGCTCCTCAGATGAGTCTTACTACGCTCCCCAAAGACAAAGGCCTGCCCGTAAATCCAGAGGACCCAGCATTCACGAAGGGCCTCACGCTCTGGCCAAGATCACAGCAGTCAGAACCGGCGGGAAGAGTCGGTTGCCTCATG AGCAGGTCCCGCCAGAAGGCTACCTCACCTTTAAAGATGATGGAAGCGGCTTGGACGGAGGTGACCTTCGATACCGAGATGTCATCTCCCCCATCAATGACCGTGACgtggaaagcagcagcagccgAG AAGAGAATTCCTTCTTCACAAATGACGTGGGCGTCATCCGGACCAGCAGCAGCAGTGAAGGCCTGGCCAGAATTGTGGGGATCAGCAGCGAGGGCTCCTTAGAGAGCAATGAG GATTCTGACTCGGCAGCCAAATCCTCCAGCCGAAAACATGCCAAGAGTTCCATGAAGGCCAAGAATCGCTATGGCAACAGTGACACTCAGTGGCCTTGGAAAGCCAAGGCCTCTGCTCAACACCACGGCCCGTCTAATGATGGAACGCCCTCCTCTGCTGGACCACAG GATCTGGCCACCTTCCTAGACCAGATTGGCTGCCTGAAGTACTTGCAAATCTTTGAAGAGCAAGATATTGACCTCCGCATCTTCCTGACTTTAACGGAGAGCGACCTCAAAGAGATCGGCATCAC GCTCTTCGGACCAAAGAGGAAGATGACCTCCGCCATTGCCCGATGGCACAGCAGTGCCCGACCACTGAGCGATGCCCTTGAGCTGGCCTATGCCGACCGTCTGGAAGCCGAAATGCAAGAATTGGCCATCCAGCTTCACAAG AGGTGTGAGGAAGTCAAAGGGCTGAAAGGACAGGTGAGCCAAGAGCAGGAGCTGCGAGCGGTGGTCGAGAGCTGCCTCATGGAGCAGGATGTGGCCTGGAGCAACACCCAGGCTCGAGTCCAAGAAGTCCAGGGCATCACCAGAAGTGCTGGGTTCCTCCTGGAACAGATGCG GGCCTGTCAGGCAGAGCTGGCTTCCCGGATCAACCAGGAGGAGGCAGGCGGCCAGAGATCGGAGATCAGAGCACAGCTAGAAGCCA ACCCCGGAGAATGGTTACCTACCTTGAAGGCCCTTAGCCTGCCTGAGCTGTCAGCTCTTCTGGAGGAATGTGTAGGGGAAATGG GGACAACTCTCTGTTCTGTCAACCGTAACCTCGAGAGGCTGCAATGTCCAGAGAAGGGGAAGGCTGTTTGCAAACAGCCCTAG
- the ANKS3 gene encoding ankyrin repeat and SAM domain-containing protein 3 isoform X1 codes for MSELSDEASETELLNRSLTMWHGESQAASHQELDIPLDLHTAASIGQYEVVKDSIERGEKDLDQKNRGGWTPLMYASYIGYDAVVRMLLQAGANVNMSTPEGQTPLMLAASCGNECAASFLLQQGAELEMKDIHGWTALFHCVSAGHQQMVKFLLDSGANANCREPLCGYSTLMEAAASGHEIIVQYLLSHGVKVYIRDSTGATARTLAMKYGHMKIVQLIDLHTAPVPKVLRRGTGKYEDLSSSDESYYAPQRQRPARKSRGPSIHEGPHALAKITAVRTGGKSRLPHEQVPPEGYLTFKDDGSGLDGGDLRYRDVISPINDRDVESSSSREENSFFTNDVGVIRTSSSSEGLARIVGISSEGSLESNEDSDSAAKSSSRKHAKSSMKAKNRYGNSDTQWPWKAKASAQHHGPSNDGTPSSAGPQDLATFLDQIGCLKYLQIFEEQDIDLRIFLTLTESDLKEIGITLFGPKRKMTSAIARWHSSARPLSDALELAYADRLEAEMQELAIQLHKRCEEVKGLKGQVSQEQELRAVVESCLMEQDVAWSNTQARVQEVQGITRSAGFLLEQMRACQAELASRINQEEAGGQRSEIRAQLEANPGEWLPTLKALSLPELSALLEECVGEMGTTLCSVNRNLERLQCPEKGKAVCKQP; via the exons atgTCGGAACTGAGCGACGAAGCCAGTGAGACGGAGCTCTTGAATCGCAGTCTAACCATGTGGCACGGAGAGAGCCAGGCGGCCAGCCACCAAGAATTAGACATACCTTTGGACCTTCACACAGCAGCTTCCATAGGCCAGTATGAGGTGGTGAAGGACAGTATTGAACG AGGGGAGAAGGACTTGGATCAGAAGAACCGTGGTGGTTGGACTCCACTGATGTATGCCTCCTACATCGGTTACGACGCCGTTGTGCGCATGCTGCTGCAAGCCGGAGCAAACGTGAATATGTCCACTCCAGAAGGGCAGACCCCGCTGATGTTGGCAGCCAGCTGCGGGAACGAATGTGCGGCTTCCTTTTTGCTTCAG CAAGGTGCAGAGTTGGAGATGAAAGATATCCATGGCTGGACTGCCCTCTTTCATTGTGTCAGTGCTGGCCACCAACAGATGGTGAAGTTCTTACTGGACAGTGGAGCCAACGCCAACTGCAG GGAACCCCTTTGTGGCTACTCCACTCTGATGGAAGCAGCAGCTTCTGGTCATGAGATCATCGTCCAGTATCTTCTCAGCCAT GGTGTGAAAGTGTACATACGGGACAGCACAGGGGCCACCGCACGGACCTTGGCCATGAAATACGGACACATGAAGATTGTGCAGCTGATAGACTTGCATACGGCTCCCGTGCCCAAAGTCTTGCGCAGAGGCACAG GGAAGTACGAAGATCTGAGCTCCTCAGATGAGTCTTACTACGCTCCCCAAAGACAAAGGCCTGCCCGTAAATCCAGAGGACCCAGCATTCACGAAGGGCCTCACGCTCTGGCCAAGATCACAGCAGTCAGAACCGGCGGGAAGAGTCGGTTGCCTCATG AGCAGGTCCCGCCAGAAGGCTACCTCACCTTTAAAGATGATGGAAGCGGCTTGGACGGAGGTGACCTTCGATACCGAGATGTCATCTCCCCCATCAATGACCGTGACgtggaaagcagcagcagccgAG AAGAGAATTCCTTCTTCACAAATGACGTGGGCGTCATCCGGACCAGCAGCAGCAGTGAAGGCCTGGCCAGAATTGTGGGGATCAGCAGCGAGGGCTCCTTAGAGAGCAATGAG GATTCTGACTCGGCAGCCAAATCCTCCAGCCGAAAACATGCCAAGAGTTCCATGAAGGCCAAGAATCGCTATGGCAACAGTGACACTCAGTGGCCTTGGAAAGCCAAGGCCTCTGCTCAACACCACGGCCCGTCTAATGATGGAACGCCCTCCTCTGCTGGACCACAG GATCTGGCCACCTTCCTAGACCAGATTGGCTGCCTGAAGTACTTGCAAATCTTTGAAGAGCAAGATATTGACCTCCGCATCTTCCTGACTTTAACGGAGAGCGACCTCAAAGAGATCGGCATCAC GCTCTTCGGACCAAAGAGGAAGATGACCTCCGCCATTGCCCGATGGCACAGCAGTGCCCGACCACTGAGCGATGCCCTTGAGCTGGCCTATGCCGACCGTCTGGAAGCCGAAATGCAAGAATTGGCCATCCAGCTTCACAAG AGGTGTGAGGAAGTCAAAGGGCTGAAAGGACAGGTGAGCCAAGAGCAGGAGCTGCGAGCGGTGGTCGAGAGCTGCCTCATGGAGCAGGATGTGGCCTGGAGCAACACCCAGGCTCGAGTCCAAGAAGTCCAGGGCATCACCAGAAGTGCTGGGTTCCTCCTGGAACAGATGCG GGCCTGTCAGGCAGAGCTGGCTTCCCGGATCAACCAGGAGGAGGCAGGCGGCCAGAGATCGGAGATCAGAGCACAGCTAGAAGCCA ACCCCGGAGAATGGTTACCTACCTTGAAGGCCCTTAGCCTGCCTGAGCTGTCAGCTCTTCTGGAGGAATGTGTAGGGGAAATGG GGACAACTCTCTGTTCTGTCAACCGTAACCTCGAGAGGCTGCAATGTCCAGAGAAGGGGAAGGCTGTTTGCAAACAGCCCTAG
- the ANKS3 gene encoding ankyrin repeat and SAM domain-containing protein 3 isoform X2: MYASYIGYDAVVRMLLQAGANVNMSTPEGQTPLMLAASCGNECAASFLLQQGAELEMKDIHGWTALFHCVSAGHQQMVKFLLDSGANANCREPLCGYSTLMEAAASGHEIIVQYLLSHGVKVYIRDSTGATARTLAMKYGHMKIVQLIDLHTAPVPKVLRRGTGKYEDLSSSDESYYAPQRQRPARKSRGPSIHEGPHALAKITAVRTGGKSRLPHEQVPPEGYLTFKDDGSGLDGGDLRYRDVISPINDRDVESSSSREENSFFTNDVGVIRTSSSSEGLARIVGISSEGSLESNEDSDSAAKSSSRKHAKSSMKAKNRYGNSDTQWPWKAKASAQHHGPSNDGTPSSAGPQDLATFLDQIGCLKYLQIFEEQDIDLRIFLTLTESDLKEIGITLFGPKRKMTSAIARWHSSARPLSDALELAYADRLEAEMQELAIQLHKRCEEVKGLKGQVSQEQELRAVVESCLMEQDVAWSNTQARVQEVQGITRSAGFLLEQMRACQAELASRINQEEAGGQRSEIRAQLEANPGEWLPTLKALSLPELSALLEECVGEMGTTLCSVNRNLERLQCPEKGKAVCKQP; the protein is encoded by the exons ATGTATGCCTCCTACATCGGTTACGACGCCGTTGTGCGCATGCTGCTGCAAGCCGGAGCAAACGTGAATATGTCCACTCCAGAAGGGCAGACCCCGCTGATGTTGGCAGCCAGCTGCGGGAACGAATGTGCGGCTTCCTTTTTGCTTCAG CAAGGTGCAGAGTTGGAGATGAAAGATATCCATGGCTGGACTGCCCTCTTTCATTGTGTCAGTGCTGGCCACCAACAGATGGTGAAGTTCTTACTGGACAGTGGAGCCAACGCCAACTGCAG GGAACCCCTTTGTGGCTACTCCACTCTGATGGAAGCAGCAGCTTCTGGTCATGAGATCATCGTCCAGTATCTTCTCAGCCAT GGTGTGAAAGTGTACATACGGGACAGCACAGGGGCCACCGCACGGACCTTGGCCATGAAATACGGACACATGAAGATTGTGCAGCTGATAGACTTGCATACGGCTCCCGTGCCCAAAGTCTTGCGCAGAGGCACAG GGAAGTACGAAGATCTGAGCTCCTCAGATGAGTCTTACTACGCTCCCCAAAGACAAAGGCCTGCCCGTAAATCCAGAGGACCCAGCATTCACGAAGGGCCTCACGCTCTGGCCAAGATCACAGCAGTCAGAACCGGCGGGAAGAGTCGGTTGCCTCATG AGCAGGTCCCGCCAGAAGGCTACCTCACCTTTAAAGATGATGGAAGCGGCTTGGACGGAGGTGACCTTCGATACCGAGATGTCATCTCCCCCATCAATGACCGTGACgtggaaagcagcagcagccgAG AAGAGAATTCCTTCTTCACAAATGACGTGGGCGTCATCCGGACCAGCAGCAGCAGTGAAGGCCTGGCCAGAATTGTGGGGATCAGCAGCGAGGGCTCCTTAGAGAGCAATGAG GATTCTGACTCGGCAGCCAAATCCTCCAGCCGAAAACATGCCAAGAGTTCCATGAAGGCCAAGAATCGCTATGGCAACAGTGACACTCAGTGGCCTTGGAAAGCCAAGGCCTCTGCTCAACACCACGGCCCGTCTAATGATGGAACGCCCTCCTCTGCTGGACCACAG GATCTGGCCACCTTCCTAGACCAGATTGGCTGCCTGAAGTACTTGCAAATCTTTGAAGAGCAAGATATTGACCTCCGCATCTTCCTGACTTTAACGGAGAGCGACCTCAAAGAGATCGGCATCAC GCTCTTCGGACCAAAGAGGAAGATGACCTCCGCCATTGCCCGATGGCACAGCAGTGCCCGACCACTGAGCGATGCCCTTGAGCTGGCCTATGCCGACCGTCTGGAAGCCGAAATGCAAGAATTGGCCATCCAGCTTCACAAG AGGTGTGAGGAAGTCAAAGGGCTGAAAGGACAGGTGAGCCAAGAGCAGGAGCTGCGAGCGGTGGTCGAGAGCTGCCTCATGGAGCAGGATGTGGCCTGGAGCAACACCCAGGCTCGAGTCCAAGAAGTCCAGGGCATCACCAGAAGTGCTGGGTTCCTCCTGGAACAGATGCG GGCCTGTCAGGCAGAGCTGGCTTCCCGGATCAACCAGGAGGAGGCAGGCGGCCAGAGATCGGAGATCAGAGCACAGCTAGAAGCCA ACCCCGGAGAATGGTTACCTACCTTGAAGGCCCTTAGCCTGCCTGAGCTGTCAGCTCTTCTGGAGGAATGTGTAGGGGAAATGG GGACAACTCTCTGTTCTGTCAACCGTAACCTCGAGAGGCTGCAATGTCCAGAGAAGGGGAAGGCTGTTTGCAAACAGCCCTAG